The Hemibagrus wyckioides isolate EC202008001 linkage group LG15, SWU_Hwy_1.0, whole genome shotgun sequence genome window below encodes:
- the asxl1 gene encoding putative Polycomb group protein ASXL1 isoform X2, translating into MKDKQKRKKERTWAEAARMVLENFSDAPMTPKQILHVIQTKGLKEMSGTAPLACLVTMLHSQVRGDRVKNSIFFKLPGRMSLFTLKKNALQWTKNPSGSEASDPNAAPAASSTATYGAGEGAEQESGDSTETTAASGENDASVDETSSSASCSTEPQTRLSRSSQSGRQRKKSVMMPRVVLTPLKVNGEHVPSGAAGRRREGSRGGPGPALRARSELGWKRPQHFKSMRGLRSGPMKRNRGGVEVDFETPGSILVNTNIRALINTRTFAAFPPHSQQQLLQLLPEVDRQVGPDGLARLSSSALNNEFFTHASQSWKERLAEGEFTHEMQVRFRQEMEKEKKVEAWKEKFFEEYHGQKSGLTREEALKLTMSDAGEVSGSVLGADTAAATPKRRGVGRRRREGRIRRRSRADLRRRARRPLCKTTPAAAAQEQAETQATLEVVAPTTSPVPETSTEQAEVVLQAESESEAPVETLCTEAAPSPAPVSTPAPASTSSTCDEPEGSTSLLPEVVEPTVASTSSPSSSSSSTSSSSSPSSSPSSTSDRQGAFAASSDSSSSSSSTAAVATDPLDDGASVTTGTAGTGASSRESSPAASPATASPAIQLKEQKRRPDESQAFTSFPEKRARLDEHQSFRNTVDCVHSEKPQPTTEEPKVPPIRLSRIKPPWVKGPPTYQICPRIVPPNEGSRRSGTGARTLADIKARAQQARAQREAAAAVAATGDGAEPGGSGPGGGIGIPDCSSGRRSREHPGPVEPGGGGGGGGRGGGGGGRIDVEDQESSASSHSSGAQLQLSNVETPEKTQPSTPQIMPSPSSVSSNPSVLPSESPKTLTPSPTATDSPASQDQVDDICGGEEVTVSSCDKASEQTSDTPVPTPSEPESVGSQQESRVEEADSNDSRTVTPSYTITQVSSETVNLVPTSIPDSLPRFGAQGVDVIRTLAASSQSWDGEQNLGEHRSGTTGVIQHGSDVKIPKETFVAARNGFVGGAEDHVVRERVLQEHKSAEIEADGKYTSSLSCLPNDMREEDNGVHSDSTETASDFENETQEDDAVDWHRTIDHNGVQGQNTKSQNQPVIQTPNRLTSCTLSSPQHQQPVIQTHVSNPAHSQTVIQARFPNGMPNQPVIQTQKHHSVHTHGINHVQDQNSNSLTQVHVQPYLMHVEKDQSKAHGPNDGSSKSFIPTEDEAKPFCRLPTDDSGLKNSATLSAVKRIQGTARPVSSVEANNPLVTQLLQGSLPLEKVLPQSHSASKLEINRLPGTPAGLPSNCQPGGSPRNVTPRFRAPTETGGTTEPAGSDFQHRAPSTHQSPVLGRNYGPSPPTTSQTRMACLLDEASSRGTVVQQFVPQQSGSVVPPGAVPVITSLPSTSSSSRHSVDMNSQSAQALESAVIKEHHIPQPSRGNTPEKQAAGLQGHLINLSQPICRTTPDAPSPPHGDLCPSEVIPTVKISWRPSKSQPPQPQSYQQQVSHGASVKHEVSSRPSCQQALTKNSQASMGGNGSVVVTKKEPQSSTDSYTGSGGAMEGLLNMEMSLARMTKKEQGKNLYARHTDSSVSPVSSSSSTSASSFPYHLYGKLPKLQQSGGGDTGGGSSSGFSYTANVSVVDGSGFSRSIADSVLQLRPRVSVGNTGSQSTALSIQAFADSAAEEVALKCSCRLKAMIMCQGCGAFCHDDCIGPSKLCVSCLVVR; encoded by the exons GTTCTTGAGAACTTCTCAGATGCCCCAATGACACCTAAACAGATCCTTCACGTCATCCAGACAAAGGGACTCAAAGAAATGAG TGGCACAGCCCCACTGGCCTGCCTGGTTACCATGCTCCACTCCCAAGTGAGAGGTGATCGCGTGAAGAACAGCATCTTCTTCAAGCTGCCAGGAAGAATGAGCCTTTTCACACTAAAG AAAAATGCCCTCCAGTGGACGAAGAACCCATCAGGTTCGGAGGCTTCAGACCCAAACGCAGCACCAGCAGCTTCATCCACAGCTACATACGGAGCAGGAGAAGGGGCCGAGCAAGAGAGTGGTGACTCCACAGAAACAACGGCTGCTAGTGGTGAGAATGATG CATCAGTGGATGAGACTTCCTCCAGTGCCTCCTGCTCCACAGAGCCACAGACACGACTAAGTCGATCCTCACAG TCAGGGAGACAGAGGAAGAAATCTGTTATGATGCCTCGAGTGGTTCTTACTCCACTGAAAGTCAACGGTGAACACGTCCCATCAG GAGCTGCGGGGAGGCGCAGGGAAGGGTCTAGGGGGGGTCCAGGCCCAGCACTTCGAGCCCGCTCCGAGCTGGGCTGGAAACGCCCCCAGCACTTCAAGAGCATGCGTGGCCTACGTTCAG GACCCATGAAGAGGAATAGAGGTGGCGTGGAGGTAGACTTTGAGACCCCAGGCTCAATTCTGGTCAACACCAACATCCGTGCATTAATTAATACACGCACGTTTGCAGCATTTCCTCCTCACTCTCAGCAACAGCTTCTTCAACTTCTCCCTGAAGTAGATAGACAG GTTGGCCCCGATGGTCTTGCCCGACTCAGCAGTTCAGCACTGAAtaatgaatttttcactcatgcCTCTCAAAGCTGGAAAGAGAGGCTTGCTGAAG GTGAGTTCACACATGAGATGCAGGTTCGCTTTAGACAAGAgatggaaaaggaaaagaaagtagAGGCATGGAAGGAGAAATTCTTCGAGGAGTACCATGGCCAAAA ATCCGGCTTAACCCGTGAGGAGGCATTAAAACTCACTATGAGTGATGCAGGAGAGGTTTCTGGGTCAGTTCTTGGGGCTGATACTGCTGCAGCCACACCCAAGAGGAGAGGCGTTGGAAGACGACGAAGAGAGGGTCGTATTAGGAGACGATCACGTGCTGACCTCAGACGCAGGGCGCGCCGCCCGCTCTGCAAGACCACTCCTGCAGCAGCGGCTCAAGAACAGGCAGAAACCCAGGCAACTTTGGAAGTTGTGGCCCCAACTACTTCACCTGTCCCAGAAACCAGCACAGAGCAAGCAGAGGTTGTACTTCAAGCCGAGTCGGAATCTGAAGCTCCAGTGGAGACACTCTGTACAGAGGCAGCACCCTCCCCTGCCCCTGTGTCTACTCCTGCTCCTGCCTCTACAAGCTCAACCTGCGATGAGCCAGAGGGTTCCACCAGCCTGCTGCCTGAAGTTGTTGAGCCCACTGTTGCCTCCACCTCTTCaccttcctcatcctcttcttcaacatcctcttcatcctctccaTCTTCATCGCCTTCCTCTACCTCTGACCGGCAAGGAGCCTTTGCTGCTAGCTCTGACTCgtcatcttcctcatcctcaactgctgctgttgccACTGACCCACTCGATGATGGTGCCTCAGTCACCACTGGCACAGCAGGCACCGGTGCCAGCAGCAGGGAGAGCAGCCCAGCAGCAAGTCCTGCTACAGCCAGCCCTGCCATCCAGCTCAAGGAACAGAAGAGGAGACCCGACGAGTCCCAGGCCTTCACCAGTTTTCCCGAGAAGAGGGCACGACTGGATGAGCATCAGTCCTTTCGTAACACAGTTGACTGTGTGCACTCAGAAAAGCCACAGCCTACAACAGAGGAGCCCAAGGTCCCGCCAATCCGG CTCTCCCGGATCAAACCTCCGTGGGTCAAAGGGCCGCCAACGTACCAAATCTGTCCCCGCATCGTGCCCCCCAACGAGGGGTCGCGGCGCAGCGGGACGGGGGCGCGCACCTTGGCGGACATCAAGGCCCGTGCCCAGCAAGCCCGTGCACAGCGGGAAGCCGCTGCTGCTGTTGCAGCCACTGGGGACGGGGCAGAGCCTGGGGGGAGCGGCCCGGGGGGTGGTATTGGGATACCGGATTGCTCCAGCGGGAGGCGTTCGAGAGAGCACCCGGGTCCCGTTGAacctggaggaggaggaggaggaggaggacgaggaggaggaggaggaggaagaattGATGTGGAGGACCAGGAATCGTCTGCAAGCTCTCATTCGTCTGGAGCACAATTACAGCTATCAAATGTAGAAACTCCAGAAAAAACCCAACCCTCTACCCCACAAATTATGCCATCTCCATCATCTGTATCCTCTAATCCATCAGTGCTCCCCTCGGAGTCCCCTAAAACCCTCACACCTTCACCAACTGCGACAGACAGTCCAGCCTCCCAGGACCAGGTGGATGATATCTGTGGAGGGGAGGAAGTGACAGTCAGCTCTTGTGATAAAGCCTCAGAGCAGACTTCAGACACTCCTGTGCCTACTCCCAGTGAGCCTGAGTCTGTAGGCAGTCAGCAAGAGAGTAGGGTTGAAGAAGCAGATTCAAACGACAGCAGAACAGTGACTCCCagttacacaattacacaagtGTCGAGTGAAACAGTAAATCTTGTTCCCACATCGATACCTGACTCACTTCCTAGGTTTGGTGCCCAAGGTGTGGATGTGATCAGAACTTTGGCAGCATCATCTCAGTCTTGGGATGGTGAGCAGAATTTAGGTGAACATCGCTCTGGCACTACTGGGGTCATTCAGCACGGGTCAGATGTGAAAATCCCCAAAGAGACATTTGTTGCAGCCCGCAATGGTTTTGTAGGTGGTGCAGAGGATCATGTGGTGAGGGAGAGAGTATTGCAGGAGCACAAGAGTGCAGAGATTGAGGCAGATGGCAAATACACAAGTTCCCTCTCGTGTCTACCAAATGATATGAGGGAGGAAGATAATGGTGTGCACAGtgattccacagagactgcatCAGACTTTGAGAATGAAACTCAGGAGGATGATGCAGTGGACTGGCACAGAACGATTGACCATAATGGAGTGCAGGGTCAGAATACAAAGTCTCAGAATCAGCCTGTCATTCAGACACCAAATCGTCTAACTTCATGCACTTTGAGCTCTCCCCAGCATCAGCAGCCTGTCATCCAGACCCATGTCTCAAACCCTGCCCACAGCCAAACTGTCATTCAGGCTCGTTTTCCCAATGGCATGCCAAACCAGCCAGTGATTCAGACACAAAAGCACCATTCAGTCCACACCCATGGCATAAATCATGTTCAGGATCAAAACTCCAATTCTTTGACCCAGGTTCATGTGCAGCCATATCTCATGCATGTAGAGAAGGACCAAAGCAAGGCTCACGGTCCAAATGATGGTAGCAGCAAGTCGTTTATCCCAACAGAAGATGAGGCGAAACCTTTCTGCAGATTGCCTACAGATGACTCTGGATTAAAAAACTCTGCCACTCTTTCTGCTGTTAAGAGAATTCAAGGCACTGCACGACCTGTATCCTCTGTTGAGGCAAACAACCCTCTGGTTACCCAGCTTCTTCAAGGCAGCCTACCTTTGGAGAAAGTCCTACCCCAGTCACACTCTGCAAGTAAGCTGGAGATAAATAGACTCCCAGGGACACCAGCAGGCTTGCCATCAAACTGCCAGCCTGGAGGATCTCCCAGAAACGTGACTCCCCGCTTCAGAGCCCCTACCGAAACAGGAGGAACTACAGAACCTGCTGGTTCAGACTTTCAGCACAGAGCCCCTTCAACTCATCAGTCACCTGTGCTTGGAAGAAATTATGGTCCCTCGCCACCTACTACTTCACAGACTCGAATGGCATGCTTGCTTGATGAAGCCAGCTCTCGTGGCACAGTTGTCCAACAGTTTGTTCCTCAGCAGTCAGGGAGCGTTGTGCCTCCTGGTGCAGTACCTGTTATCACCTCGCTCCCCTCCACTTCTTCCTCTTCCAGGCATTCAGTGGACATGAACTCTCAAAGTGCTCAAGCTTTGGAGTCAGCTGTGATAAAAGAGCACCACATCCCTCAGCCTTCACGTGGTAACACTCCAGAGAAGCAAGCAGCTGGTCTTCAGGGACACTTGATTAACCTCTCCCAGCCAATTTGTAGAACTACACCTGATGCCCCCTCCCCTCCACATGGTGACCTTTGTCCTTCTGAAGTTATACCTACTGTTAAGATCAGCTGGCGCCCATCTAAATCACAGCCACCCCAACCTCAGTCCTATCAGCAACAGGTCTCTCATGGCGCTAGTGTGAAACATGAAGTCTCCTCACGGCCCTCGTGCCAGCAAGCTCTCACCAAAAATTCACAGGCTTCAATGGGAGGAAATGGCTCTGTTGTTGTAACCAAAAAAGAACCCCAGAGCTCCACGGACAGTTACACAGGAAGTGGGGGAGCCATGGAAGGACTGCTTAACATGGAAATGTCACTTGCaagaatgacaaaaaaagaGCAAGGTAAAAATCTTTATGCCCGTCATACAGACTCCTCAGTCTCACCTGTgtcctcttcttcctctacCTCTGCCTCATCATTTCCTTACCATTTGTATGGAAAGCTGCCTAAGTTGCAGCAGAGTGGAGGTGGAGACACTGGAGGAGGATCCTCATCTGGCTTCAGCTATACAGCTAATGTCTCCGTAGTGGATGGTAGTGGCTTCTCACGCAGCATTGCAGACAGTGTGCTGCAACTGCGGCCACGTGTTAGTGTTGGGAACACTGGAAGCCAGAGCACTGCCCTTAGTATCCAGGCATTTGCTGACAGTGCAGCAGAGGAGGTGGCTCTTAAGTGCTCCTGCCGCCTCAAGGCCATGATTATGTGCCAGGGGTGCGGTGCCTTTTGCCATGACGATTGCATTGGCCCTTCCAAACTCTGTGTTTCCTGTCTGGTGGTCAGATAG
- the asxl1 gene encoding putative Polycomb group protein ASXL1 isoform X4, which translates to MKDKQKRKKERTWAEAARMVLENFSDAPMTPKQILHVIQTKGLKEMSGTAPLACLVTMLHSQVRGDRVKNSIFFKLPGRMSLFTLKKNALQWTKNPSGSEASDPNAAPAASSTATYGAGEGAEQESGDSTETTAASGENDASVDETSSSASCSTEPQTRLSRSSQSGRQRKKSVMMPRVVLTPLKVNGEHVPSGPMKRNRGGVEVDFETPGSILVNTNIRALINTRTFAAFPPHSQQQLLQLLPEVDRQVGPDGLARLSSSALNNEFFTHASQSWKERLAEGEFTHEMQVRFRQEMEKEKKVEAWKEKFFEEYHGQKSGLTREEALKLTMSDAGEVSGSVLGADTAAATPKRRGVGRRRREGRIRRRSRADLRRRARRPLCKTTPAAAAQEQAETQATLEVVAPTTSPVPETSTEQAEVVLQAESESEAPVETLCTEAAPSPAPVSTPAPASTSSTCDEPEGSTSLLPEVVEPTVASTSSPSSSSSSTSSSSSPSSSPSSTSDRQGAFAASSDSSSSSSSTAAVATDPLDDGASVTTGTAGTGASSRESSPAASPATASPAIQLKEQKRRPDESQAFTSFPEKRARLDEHQSFRNTVDCVHSEKPQPTTEEPKVPPIRIQLSRIKPPWVKGPPTYQICPRIVPPNEGSRRSGTGARTLADIKARAQQARAQREAAAAVAATGDGAEPGGSGPGGGIGIPDCSSGRRSREHPGPVEPGGGGGGGGRGGGGGGRIDVEDQESSASSHSSGAQLQLSNVETPEKTQPSTPQIMPSPSSVSSNPSVLPSESPKTLTPSPTATDSPASQDQVDDICGGEEVTVSSCDKASEQTSDTPVPTPSEPESVGSQQESRVEEADSNDSRTVTPSYTITQVSSETVNLVPTSIPDSLPRFGAQGVDVIRTLAASSQSWDGEQNLGEHRSGTTGVIQHGSDVKIPKETFVAARNGFVGGAEDHVVRERVLQEHKSAEIEADGKYTSSLSCLPNDMREEDNGVHSDSTETASDFENETQEDDAVDWHRTIDHNGVQGQNTKSQNQPVIQTPNRLTSCTLSSPQHQQPVIQTHVSNPAHSQTVIQARFPNGMPNQPVIQTQKHHSVHTHGINHVQDQNSNSLTQVHVQPYLMHVEKDQSKAHGPNDGSSKSFIPTEDEAKPFCRLPTDDSGLKNSATLSAVKRIQGTARPVSSVEANNPLVTQLLQGSLPLEKVLPQSHSASKLEINRLPGTPAGLPSNCQPGGSPRNVTPRFRAPTETGGTTEPAGSDFQHRAPSTHQSPVLGRNYGPSPPTTSQTRMACLLDEASSRGTVVQQFVPQQSGSVVPPGAVPVITSLPSTSSSSRHSVDMNSQSAQALESAVIKEHHIPQPSRGNTPEKQAAGLQGHLINLSQPICRTTPDAPSPPHGDLCPSEVIPTVKISWRPSKSQPPQPQSYQQQVSHGASVKHEVSSRPSCQQALTKNSQASMGGNGSVVVTKKEPQSSTDSYTGSGGAMEGLLNMEMSLARMTKKEQGKNLYARHTDSSVSPVSSSSSTSASSFPYHLYGKLPKLQQSGGGDTGGGSSSGFSYTANVSVVDGSGFSRSIADSVLQLRPRVSVGNTGSQSTALSIQAFADSAAEEVALKCSCRLKAMIMCQGCGAFCHDDCIGPSKLCVSCLVVR; encoded by the exons GTTCTTGAGAACTTCTCAGATGCCCCAATGACACCTAAACAGATCCTTCACGTCATCCAGACAAAGGGACTCAAAGAAATGAG TGGCACAGCCCCACTGGCCTGCCTGGTTACCATGCTCCACTCCCAAGTGAGAGGTGATCGCGTGAAGAACAGCATCTTCTTCAAGCTGCCAGGAAGAATGAGCCTTTTCACACTAAAG AAAAATGCCCTCCAGTGGACGAAGAACCCATCAGGTTCGGAGGCTTCAGACCCAAACGCAGCACCAGCAGCTTCATCCACAGCTACATACGGAGCAGGAGAAGGGGCCGAGCAAGAGAGTGGTGACTCCACAGAAACAACGGCTGCTAGTGGTGAGAATGATG CATCAGTGGATGAGACTTCCTCCAGTGCCTCCTGCTCCACAGAGCCACAGACACGACTAAGTCGATCCTCACAG TCAGGGAGACAGAGGAAGAAATCTGTTATGATGCCTCGAGTGGTTCTTACTCCACTGAAAGTCAACGGTGAACACGTCCCATCAG GACCCATGAAGAGGAATAGAGGTGGCGTGGAGGTAGACTTTGAGACCCCAGGCTCAATTCTGGTCAACACCAACATCCGTGCATTAATTAATACACGCACGTTTGCAGCATTTCCTCCTCACTCTCAGCAACAGCTTCTTCAACTTCTCCCTGAAGTAGATAGACAG GTTGGCCCCGATGGTCTTGCCCGACTCAGCAGTTCAGCACTGAAtaatgaatttttcactcatgcCTCTCAAAGCTGGAAAGAGAGGCTTGCTGAAG GTGAGTTCACACATGAGATGCAGGTTCGCTTTAGACAAGAgatggaaaaggaaaagaaagtagAGGCATGGAAGGAGAAATTCTTCGAGGAGTACCATGGCCAAAA ATCCGGCTTAACCCGTGAGGAGGCATTAAAACTCACTATGAGTGATGCAGGAGAGGTTTCTGGGTCAGTTCTTGGGGCTGATACTGCTGCAGCCACACCCAAGAGGAGAGGCGTTGGAAGACGACGAAGAGAGGGTCGTATTAGGAGACGATCACGTGCTGACCTCAGACGCAGGGCGCGCCGCCCGCTCTGCAAGACCACTCCTGCAGCAGCGGCTCAAGAACAGGCAGAAACCCAGGCAACTTTGGAAGTTGTGGCCCCAACTACTTCACCTGTCCCAGAAACCAGCACAGAGCAAGCAGAGGTTGTACTTCAAGCCGAGTCGGAATCTGAAGCTCCAGTGGAGACACTCTGTACAGAGGCAGCACCCTCCCCTGCCCCTGTGTCTACTCCTGCTCCTGCCTCTACAAGCTCAACCTGCGATGAGCCAGAGGGTTCCACCAGCCTGCTGCCTGAAGTTGTTGAGCCCACTGTTGCCTCCACCTCTTCaccttcctcatcctcttcttcaacatcctcttcatcctctccaTCTTCATCGCCTTCCTCTACCTCTGACCGGCAAGGAGCCTTTGCTGCTAGCTCTGACTCgtcatcttcctcatcctcaactgctgctgttgccACTGACCCACTCGATGATGGTGCCTCAGTCACCACTGGCACAGCAGGCACCGGTGCCAGCAGCAGGGAGAGCAGCCCAGCAGCAAGTCCTGCTACAGCCAGCCCTGCCATCCAGCTCAAGGAACAGAAGAGGAGACCCGACGAGTCCCAGGCCTTCACCAGTTTTCCCGAGAAGAGGGCACGACTGGATGAGCATCAGTCCTTTCGTAACACAGTTGACTGTGTGCACTCAGAAAAGCCACAGCCTACAACAGAGGAGCCCAAGGTCCCGCCAATCCGG ATTCAGCTCTCCCGGATCAAACCTCCGTGGGTCAAAGGGCCGCCAACGTACCAAATCTGTCCCCGCATCGTGCCCCCCAACGAGGGGTCGCGGCGCAGCGGGACGGGGGCGCGCACCTTGGCGGACATCAAGGCCCGTGCCCAGCAAGCCCGTGCACAGCGGGAAGCCGCTGCTGCTGTTGCAGCCACTGGGGACGGGGCAGAGCCTGGGGGGAGCGGCCCGGGGGGTGGTATTGGGATACCGGATTGCTCCAGCGGGAGGCGTTCGAGAGAGCACCCGGGTCCCGTTGAacctggaggaggaggaggaggaggaggacgaggaggaggaggaggaggaagaattGATGTGGAGGACCAGGAATCGTCTGCAAGCTCTCATTCGTCTGGAGCACAATTACAGCTATCAAATGTAGAAACTCCAGAAAAAACCCAACCCTCTACCCCACAAATTATGCCATCTCCATCATCTGTATCCTCTAATCCATCAGTGCTCCCCTCGGAGTCCCCTAAAACCCTCACACCTTCACCAACTGCGACAGACAGTCCAGCCTCCCAGGACCAGGTGGATGATATCTGTGGAGGGGAGGAAGTGACAGTCAGCTCTTGTGATAAAGCCTCAGAGCAGACTTCAGACACTCCTGTGCCTACTCCCAGTGAGCCTGAGTCTGTAGGCAGTCAGCAAGAGAGTAGGGTTGAAGAAGCAGATTCAAACGACAGCAGAACAGTGACTCCCagttacacaattacacaagtGTCGAGTGAAACAGTAAATCTTGTTCCCACATCGATACCTGACTCACTTCCTAGGTTTGGTGCCCAAGGTGTGGATGTGATCAGAACTTTGGCAGCATCATCTCAGTCTTGGGATGGTGAGCAGAATTTAGGTGAACATCGCTCTGGCACTACTGGGGTCATTCAGCACGGGTCAGATGTGAAAATCCCCAAAGAGACATTTGTTGCAGCCCGCAATGGTTTTGTAGGTGGTGCAGAGGATCATGTGGTGAGGGAGAGAGTATTGCAGGAGCACAAGAGTGCAGAGATTGAGGCAGATGGCAAATACACAAGTTCCCTCTCGTGTCTACCAAATGATATGAGGGAGGAAGATAATGGTGTGCACAGtgattccacagagactgcatCAGACTTTGAGAATGAAACTCAGGAGGATGATGCAGTGGACTGGCACAGAACGATTGACCATAATGGAGTGCAGGGTCAGAATACAAAGTCTCAGAATCAGCCTGTCATTCAGACACCAAATCGTCTAACTTCATGCACTTTGAGCTCTCCCCAGCATCAGCAGCCTGTCATCCAGACCCATGTCTCAAACCCTGCCCACAGCCAAACTGTCATTCAGGCTCGTTTTCCCAATGGCATGCCAAACCAGCCAGTGATTCAGACACAAAAGCACCATTCAGTCCACACCCATGGCATAAATCATGTTCAGGATCAAAACTCCAATTCTTTGACCCAGGTTCATGTGCAGCCATATCTCATGCATGTAGAGAAGGACCAAAGCAAGGCTCACGGTCCAAATGATGGTAGCAGCAAGTCGTTTATCCCAACAGAAGATGAGGCGAAACCTTTCTGCAGATTGCCTACAGATGACTCTGGATTAAAAAACTCTGCCACTCTTTCTGCTGTTAAGAGAATTCAAGGCACTGCACGACCTGTATCCTCTGTTGAGGCAAACAACCCTCTGGTTACCCAGCTTCTTCAAGGCAGCCTACCTTTGGAGAAAGTCCTACCCCAGTCACACTCTGCAAGTAAGCTGGAGATAAATAGACTCCCAGGGACACCAGCAGGCTTGCCATCAAACTGCCAGCCTGGAGGATCTCCCAGAAACGTGACTCCCCGCTTCAGAGCCCCTACCGAAACAGGAGGAACTACAGAACCTGCTGGTTCAGACTTTCAGCACAGAGCCCCTTCAACTCATCAGTCACCTGTGCTTGGAAGAAATTATGGTCCCTCGCCACCTACTACTTCACAGACTCGAATGGCATGCTTGCTTGATGAAGCCAGCTCTCGTGGCACAGTTGTCCAACAGTTTGTTCCTCAGCAGTCAGGGAGCGTTGTGCCTCCTGGTGCAGTACCTGTTATCACCTCGCTCCCCTCCACTTCTTCCTCTTCCAGGCATTCAGTGGACATGAACTCTCAAAGTGCTCAAGCTTTGGAGTCAGCTGTGATAAAAGAGCACCACATCCCTCAGCCTTCACGTGGTAACACTCCAGAGAAGCAAGCAGCTGGTCTTCAGGGACACTTGATTAACCTCTCCCAGCCAATTTGTAGAACTACACCTGATGCCCCCTCCCCTCCACATGGTGACCTTTGTCCTTCTGAAGTTATACCTACTGTTAAGATCAGCTGGCGCCCATCTAAATCACAGCCACCCCAACCTCAGTCCTATCAGCAACAGGTCTCTCATGGCGCTAGTGTGAAACATGAAGTCTCCTCACGGCCCTCGTGCCAGCAAGCTCTCACCAAAAATTCACAGGCTTCAATGGGAGGAAATGGCTCTGTTGTTGTAACCAAAAAAGAACCCCAGAGCTCCACGGACAGTTACACAGGAAGTGGGGGAGCCATGGAAGGACTGCTTAACATGGAAATGTCACTTGCaagaatgacaaaaaaagaGCAAGGTAAAAATCTTTATGCCCGTCATACAGACTCCTCAGTCTCACCTGTgtcctcttcttcctctacCTCTGCCTCATCATTTCCTTACCATTTGTATGGAAAGCTGCCTAAGTTGCAGCAGAGTGGAGGTGGAGACACTGGAGGAGGATCCTCATCTGGCTTCAGCTATACAGCTAATGTCTCCGTAGTGGATGGTAGTGGCTTCTCACGCAGCATTGCAGACAGTGTGCTGCAACTGCGGCCACGTGTTAGTGTTGGGAACACTGGAAGCCAGAGCACTGCCCTTAGTATCCAGGCATTTGCTGACAGTGCAGCAGAGGAGGTGGCTCTTAAGTGCTCCTGCCGCCTCAAGGCCATGATTATGTGCCAGGGGTGCGGTGCCTTTTGCCATGACGATTGCATTGGCCCTTCCAAACTCTGTGTTTCCTGTCTGGTGGTCAGATAG